From a region of the Candidatus Brocadia sp. genome:
- a CDS encoding AsnC family transcriptional regulator, producing MMLSDTDRKILHRLQSNLPLVSRPFLELSKELAVDEDTIIERIKFMIEKGYVRRLAPIINTQAMGREATLAAVNVPEDRIDEVSAIINEYSGVSHNYLRKGENKHIPYNMWFTMSAKDDEELNSRLKEIENRTGLIVRTMPTIKKFKIGVRFKIY from the coding sequence GATACTGACAGAAAGATACTGCACCGTTTGCAATCCAATCTGCCTCTTGTATCAAGGCCATTTCTGGAGTTGAGCAAAGAACTAGCTGTCGATGAAGACACGATCATCGAACGCATTAAGTTCATGATAGAAAAAGGTTACGTAAGGAGGCTTGCACCCATTATTAATACCCAGGCCATGGGCAGGGAAGCGACCCTGGCCGCGGTTAATGTTCCGGAAGACCGCATTGATGAGGTAAGCGCTATTATCAACGAATATAGCGGAGTTTCCCATAATTACCTGCGAAAAGGGGAAAATAAACATATCCCCTACAATATGTGGTTTACCATGTCGGCAAAGGACGACGAGGAACTCAACAGCAGATTAAAAGAGATCGAGAACCGAACCGGGCTAATTGTCCGGACAATGCCTACGATAAAAAAGTTCAAGATCGGCGTTCGTTTTAAAATTTATTAA
- a CDS encoding aspartate 1-decarboxylase, producing MLREMCKAKIHAATVTETNLNYQGSISIDKALLDAVDILHYERVQVLNINNGTRVETYVIEGERNSGVICLNGAAARWAQPGDKVIIISYCLMEDKEAKNWKPKIILVDENNKLITTLPL from the coding sequence ATGCTACGTGAGATGTGCAAGGCGAAGATACACGCCGCAACGGTAACAGAGACCAACCTGAATTATCAAGGGAGTATCAGCATCGACAAGGCGTTGCTTGATGCCGTGGATATTTTGCATTATGAACGGGTACAGGTCCTCAATATTAACAATGGAACACGGGTAGAAACCTACGTGATTGAAGGGGAGCGCAACTCCGGTGTCATTTGTTTAAACGGCGCTGCGGCACGGTGGGCGCAGCCCGGCGATAAGGTGATCATTATTTCTTACTGCCTCATGGAAGACAAAGAAGCAAAGAACTGGAAACCAAAGATTATTCTGGTGGATGAGAATAACAAACTCATCACAACCCTTCCCTTATGA
- a CDS encoding cytochrome c, producing MGKSIVAIFLFILCLMSSYGCNHKQTALTEKDGIWVVYDRECRKCHKINGKGSLVGRFIYKMPNFTNTKWQDNVSDSRLIISVANGKGKMPGYKGKLKDEEIVDLVKVCVRSFYPPPAE from the coding sequence ATGGGGAAATCCATTGTCGCGATATTTCTTTTTATTTTATGTCTCATGTCATCTTACGGATGCAACCACAAACAAACTGCCTTGACGGAAAAAGACGGTATATGGGTTGTATATGACAGGGAGTGCCGGAAGTGTCACAAGATTAACGGAAAAGGGAGTCTTGTCGGACGATTCATTTACAAAATGCCGAATTTTACCAACACCAAGTGGCAGGACAACGTCTCTGATTCACGGCTCATTATTTCCGTGGCAAACGGGAAAGGAAAAATGCCCGGCTATAAGGGTAAACTGAAAGATGAAGAAATTGTCGACCTGGTCAAGGTCTGTGTCAGGAGTTTTTACCCGCCACCAGCAGAATAA
- the lgt gene encoding prolipoprotein diacylglyceryl transferase, with the protein MRKVLLEIPLPFFHKGIPIYAYGFMLMVAFLVAITIARWRAKKEGLDPNKITDLGIYLVCAGILGARLFFIIQFYKEYQHHLLSIFKIYEGGLVYYGGLFAGIVTLFVYVRKNHLPFLKVVDILIPSAALGLAFGRIGCFLNGCCFGKVAAHIPWAVQFPRTLDKTGMVDGSPAFVHQYEIGLISLSETHSLPIHPTQLYSFVADVILFFLLSAFLRYRKKTGEVLLMFGILYPVIRFSIESLRDDNPLIFGLFTIAQIISIGMFAVSVSLFTVGRLKNYGNAVRS; encoded by the coding sequence ATGAGAAAGGTACTCCTCGAAATTCCTCTCCCTTTTTTCCATAAAGGCATCCCTATCTATGCTTACGGCTTTATGCTGATGGTTGCCTTTCTTGTGGCCATTACTATCGCGCGCTGGAGGGCGAAGAAGGAAGGGCTTGACCCAAACAAGATTACCGATCTCGGAATTTATCTCGTTTGTGCGGGTATTTTGGGGGCACGGCTTTTCTTTATTATCCAGTTCTACAAGGAGTATCAACATCATCTTCTCAGTATCTTTAAAATCTATGAGGGTGGTTTGGTTTACTACGGGGGGCTCTTTGCCGGCATCGTGACCTTGTTTGTTTACGTCAGGAAGAATCATCTGCCCTTCCTTAAGGTTGTTGATATCCTTATACCTTCAGCCGCACTGGGACTTGCCTTTGGCCGTATCGGATGCTTTCTGAATGGTTGCTGCTTCGGAAAGGTTGCGGCGCACATCCCCTGGGCGGTCCAATTTCCAAGAACCTTAGATAAAACGGGTATGGTGGATGGCAGCCCCGCCTTCGTTCATCAGTATGAGATCGGATTGATTTCCCTCTCGGAGACACATAGTCTTCCGATCCATCCCACTCAGTTGTACTCATTTGTTGCAGATGTGATACTTTTCTTTCTTCTGAGTGCTTTTTTACGGTACCGAAAAAAAACCGGAGAGGTGCTGCTTATGTTTGGAATCCTGTATCCCGTCATACGGTTTTCGATAGAGTCGCTCAGGGATGATAATCCGCTCATCTTTGGGCTTTTTACCATCGCACAGATTATTAGTATTGGCATGTTTGCGGTATCGGTGAGTCTTTTTACCGTGGGCAGGCTGAAAAACTACGGCAATGCAGTCAGGAGTTAA
- a CDS encoding AsnC family transcriptional regulator, producing the protein MTTKKEDIDVKLIKHIQEGLPVTKTPYKDIGQAMGMTEDEVIQRLKKLLEEGKIRRLAASIAHRKIGINANAMCVWKVPGDRVDDVGKIMAGFEEVTHCYERPVYPDWEYNVFTMIHGYTDAECEAVIQAIKEKTGLDDYVVLYSEREFKKVGVRI; encoded by the coding sequence ATGACAACAAAAAAAGAAGACATCGATGTTAAACTTATTAAACACATACAGGAAGGCCTGCCGGTTACGAAGACCCCTTACAAAGATATCGGACAGGCAATGGGAATGACTGAAGACGAGGTAATACAGAGGCTCAAAAAACTCCTGGAAGAGGGAAAGATCAGGCGTCTCGCCGCTTCGATTGCTCATCGTAAGATTGGCATCAACGCCAATGCCATGTGTGTATGGAAGGTGCCAGGTGACAGGGTTGACGACGTAGGTAAGATCATGGCCGGATTTGAAGAGGTAACCCACTGTTACGAACGCCCCGTGTATCCTGACTGGGAATACAACGTCTTTACCATGATCCACGGTTACACCGATGCCGAATGCGAGGCCGTAATTCAGGCTATTAAGGAAAAGACAGGATTGGATGATTACGTCGTTCTTTATAGCGAAAGAGAATTCAAAAAGGTTGGGGTAAGAATATAA